A genomic window from Anthocerotibacter panamensis C109 includes:
- a CDS encoding Rieske (2Fe-2S) protein gives MVGKFVEVCKVGDIPPGTSRLVMGPYEKPIALFNLAGELYAINAICPHMGGPLQSGTLVGDTVFCPWHQWSFRVTTGGADHPGGHRVATYHVRVEQDTVLVGWLKSPG, from the coding sequence ATGGTCGGGAAATTTGTGGAAGTGTGTAAAGTCGGGGATATACCTCCAGGCACAAGCCGTCTGGTGATGGGGCCTTACGAAAAGCCGATAGCTCTTTTCAATCTGGCAGGCGAATTGTATGCTATCAATGCCATTTGCCCCCACATGGGGGGTCCCCTCCAGAGCGGGACGCTGGTTGGAGATACTGTTTTTTGCCCCTGGCATCAGTGGAGTTTTCGGGTCACGACGGGCGGGGCGGACCATCCGGGCGGGCATCGCGTCGCTACCTATCATGTACGTGTCGAGCAGGATACCGTGTTGGTCGGTTGGCTCAAGAGTCCAGGTTAA
- a CDS encoding NADPH-dependent F420 reductase → MNIAIIGSGNVGSTLGRRWAEHGHHDVIFGVRDPESPKIQDLIAEIGAHACTDTLPEAVAQAPVVVLTTPWAAAQDAIQAMGDLTGKTLIDCTNPIQPGLAGLSIGHTTCAAEQIAAWAQGAKVVKAFNTTGSKNMSNPQYPGGQLSMFLCGDDVTAKQTAAGLVAELGFDVIDTGALFTARYLEPLAMLWIHMAVKGGWGPDFGFKVLKR, encoded by the coding sequence ATGAACATTGCCATCATCGGTTCCGGGAATGTCGGCAGCACTCTAGGGCGGCGTTGGGCTGAACACGGTCATCACGATGTAATTTTTGGTGTGCGCGACCCCGAGAGCCCCAAAATTCAGGACTTGATCGCCGAAATTGGGGCACACGCCTGCACCGATACTCTGCCCGAAGCCGTAGCCCAAGCTCCGGTCGTGGTTCTGACTACCCCTTGGGCGGCGGCTCAGGACGCTATCCAGGCGATGGGCGACTTGACGGGAAAGACCCTAATCGACTGCACCAACCCGATTCAGCCTGGGCTTGCGGGTCTCTCTATCGGTCATACCACCTGCGCCGCTGAGCAGATCGCTGCGTGGGCTCAAGGCGCGAAGGTCGTCAAAGCCTTCAACACCACCGGGAGCAAGAACATGAGCAACCCCCAATACCCCGGCGGACAGCTCTCGATGTTCCTGTGTGGCGACGATGTTACCGCCAAGCAGACTGCCGCTGGACTCGTCGCAGAACTGGGCTTTGACGTAATAGATACCGGAGCGCTCTTCACCGCTCGCTACCTAGAACCCCTGGCGATGCTGTGGATTCATATGGCGGTCAAAGGCGGTTGGGGACCTGATTTTGGCTTCAAAGTCCTCAAGCGCTAA
- a CDS encoding helix-turn-helix domain-containing protein, producing the protein MDALNAFLDGNPDPREYKRALAVKMVLQGYPYVEIMSLLNVCAAFISKWKSSFLFAGVERLKLAYRGFPGRLNPEQKQEIITWLQQRNYWNIEALADFIYEHYQVEFSSRQSYSALLHKAGITWKKAQGVNPKKDEEQIASKKRNYGEA; encoded by the coding sequence ATGGACGCACTAAATGCTTTTTTAGATGGCAACCCCGATCCACGGGAGTACAAGAGAGCCTTGGCAGTCAAAATGGTTCTTCAAGGCTATCCGTATGTAGAAATCATGAGCCTACTCAATGTTTGTGCTGCGTTTATCAGTAAATGGAAATCTAGTTTCCTATTTGCTGGGGTGGAAAGATTAAAGTTAGCCTATCGCGGTTTTCCTGGTCGTCTTAACCCAGAACAAAAGCAAGAAATAATTACTTGGTTGCAGCAAAGAAATTATTGGAATATCGAAGCGTTGGCAGACTTTATCTATGAGCATTATCAAGTTGAGTTTTCCTCACGGCAAAGTTATTCTGCTTTATTGCATAAAGCAGGTATTACTTGGAAAAAGGCTCAAGGCGTGAATCCTAAAAAAGACGAAGAGCAAATTGCTTCAAAAAAAAGAAATTATGGAGAAGCTTAA
- a CDS encoding alpha/beta fold hydrolase has protein sequence MVALSPRPLLLYLPGLDGTGKLFYQQEALLAPYCDVRILCIPLHDQSNWSQLTQLVFELLPKDRSQPVILCGESFGACIALQAATACPACFDKVVLINPATSWRRQTILSQGAHCLTLLPAVSCQFAALFFMPFLAAINRIRPKDRRVLLAILRLVPAETIVHRLRLLKEFDQDDQLPVLSMPVLLLAGRADRLLPSLDEALWLSKRIPDAQVQIMPYSGHALLIEQEVDLAQLLLQYGFLPN, from the coding sequence GTGGTAGCCCTGTCCCCCCGCCCCTTGCTCCTCTACCTCCCTGGATTAGATGGGACCGGAAAGCTCTTTTACCAGCAAGAAGCCCTCCTTGCGCCCTACTGTGACGTGCGTATCCTCTGCATCCCCCTCCATGACCAGAGCAATTGGAGCCAACTGACGCAGTTGGTTTTTGAGCTGCTCCCCAAGGACCGCTCCCAGCCTGTGATTCTCTGTGGGGAGTCTTTTGGAGCTTGCATTGCGCTCCAAGCAGCCACCGCATGTCCAGCCTGTTTTGACAAGGTAGTACTCATCAACCCAGCGACTTCTTGGCGTAGACAGACCATCCTCTCCCAAGGAGCACACTGCCTGACGCTGCTACCTGCGGTCTCTTGCCAGTTTGCTGCGCTCTTTTTTATGCCCTTTCTGGCTGCTATCAACCGGATCCGGCCCAAGGACCGCCGTGTTTTGCTCGCCATTCTCCGCCTTGTCCCCGCCGAGACCATCGTGCACCGCCTGCGCCTGTTGAAGGAATTTGACCAGGATGACCAGTTGCCGGTCCTGTCCATGCCCGTCTTGCTCCTAGCGGGGCGTGCTGACCGACTCCTCCCCTCGCTGGATGAGGCCCTATGGCTGAGCAAGCGTATCCCAGATGCCCAGGTGCAGATTATGCCCTATAGCGGTCATGCGTTGTTGATCGAGCAAGAAGTAGATTTAGCGCAACTCCTGCTCCAGTACGGCTTCTTGCCCAACTAG
- a CDS encoding LysR family transcriptional regulator, protein MSTIHHINLAAVDLNLLVVFDALLIECHVTRAGQRIGLSQPATSNALARLRLLFHDELFVRTPKGMEPTPRALTLAQPVRQILWQVQSALLQEPTFVPETSERVFTLGMSDYAEFVLLPKLMRHLDQVAPGIRVRVRSVDRLAARSMIDTDALDLAIGYFPKQSPWQEQQRLFKERYVCVSSQDNPLTQAVLTLETYLSAGHLLVSMAEDMVGRVDKALAQQNLKRQVVLSVPHFLVAPFVLAHTHLLCALAQRVAQAYAEALHLRLQPLPLEVSGFTITMLWHSKNNRDPAHGWLRTTLAQVNAD, encoded by the coding sequence ATGAGCACTATTCACCATATCAATTTAGCGGCAGTGGACCTCAATCTGTTGGTCGTCTTTGACGCCCTGCTCATTGAGTGCCATGTCACCCGAGCAGGCCAAAGAATTGGTCTCAGCCAGCCCGCTACGAGCAATGCCCTAGCTCGCCTGCGCCTGCTCTTTCATGATGAACTGTTTGTGCGCACCCCAAAAGGCATGGAGCCGACGCCCCGAGCGCTCACCCTGGCGCAACCGGTCAGGCAGATTCTTTGGCAAGTCCAGTCTGCCTTGCTCCAAGAACCTACCTTTGTGCCGGAGACTTCCGAGCGGGTTTTCACCCTGGGGATGTCGGATTATGCGGAATTTGTGCTCTTGCCGAAGTTGATGCGCCATCTGGATCAGGTAGCTCCTGGGATAAGAGTCCGGGTCCGCTCTGTTGACCGCTTAGCAGCACGCTCAATGATCGACACGGATGCGTTGGACCTAGCAATTGGATACTTTCCCAAACAGTCGCCTTGGCAGGAGCAGCAACGGCTATTTAAAGAGCGCTATGTCTGTGTTTCTAGTCAGGACAACCCGCTGACCCAAGCAGTCCTCACGTTAGAAACCTATCTATCCGCCGGACACCTTTTGGTCTCCATGGCAGAGGACATGGTCGGGCGCGTGGACAAAGCTCTCGCCCAGCAGAACCTGAAGCGCCAGGTCGTCCTCTCGGTCCCCCATTTCCTCGTCGCCCCGTTCGTGCTTGCCCATACTCATCTGCTCTGCGCACTTGCGCAACGGGTGGCGCAAGCTTACGCTGAGGCCCTGCACCTGCGCCTTCAGCCGCTCCCTCTGGAGGTTTCCGGCTTTACGATCACCATGCTCTGGCACAGCAAGAACAACCGTGACCCCGCCCACGGCTGGCTACGGACAACCCTGGCACAGGTGAATGCGGATTGA
- a CDS encoding molybdopterin molybdotransferase MoeA, translating to MLPVPVVQELILQRVTPLGVEKIHLYDSLGRVLAEAIVTPDPIPAWDNSAMDGYAVALGDWQLTPEPVLTILEELPAGKIPQKPLQPGFCSRVMTGALLPEGTEAVVMQEQAEVLGGDRVQLRGYPRSGQFMRKRGEFRSSGETLITQGTAITPAEIGILASLNKLQVPVYRQPLVAILSTGDELVPLGVDPRSGQVLDSNQPTLMALVRQCGGIPKAMGIVRDTPEALITLLGQCADADFILSSGGVSVGTYDYVEAVLERLGAEVLVRQVNMKPGKPLTFAQWGQTLYWGLPGNPVSSFVGFWLMVYPALRKAAGHPHDWLPKEMTAVTTAALKSGGDRRHYLRGRLTWQDGYHFEPFGLDNSGNFANLSQVNAFAVLESGQTRVAAGCEVRVVVL from the coding sequence ATGCTCCCCGTCCCGGTCGTCCAGGAACTCATCCTCCAGCGGGTCACGCCGCTAGGAGTTGAAAAAATTCATTTGTATGACAGTCTGGGCCGGGTCCTCGCGGAAGCAATAGTCACCCCCGACCCGATTCCTGCTTGGGACAACTCCGCCATGGATGGCTATGCGGTGGCTTTGGGCGATTGGCAACTGACCCCTGAGCCTGTACTTACCATCTTGGAGGAGCTCCCAGCCGGTAAAATCCCCCAAAAACCACTGCAACCGGGTTTTTGTAGTCGGGTCATGACCGGGGCGCTGCTCCCCGAAGGCACAGAGGCTGTGGTCATGCAGGAACAGGCCGAAGTGCTGGGGGGAGACCGGGTTCAGCTACGGGGCTATCCCCGCTCCGGTCAGTTTATGCGCAAACGCGGTGAATTTCGCTCCTCCGGCGAGACGCTTATCACTCAGGGCACGGCAATTACCCCGGCTGAAATTGGAATTCTCGCCAGTCTCAATAAACTACAGGTTCCGGTCTACCGACAGCCCCTAGTCGCCATCCTCTCGACGGGAGATGAACTGGTTCCTCTGGGCGTCGATCCACGGTCGGGACAGGTCCTCGACTCCAACCAACCGACGCTCATGGCCCTCGTGCGTCAGTGTGGTGGCATTCCCAAGGCCATGGGCATCGTCCGCGACACCCCAGAAGCGCTCATAACCCTGCTTGGGCAGTGTGCCGATGCAGACTTTATCCTGTCCTCTGGAGGGGTCTCCGTGGGTACCTATGACTATGTAGAAGCTGTTCTTGAACGTCTGGGGGCGGAAGTTCTCGTCCGTCAGGTCAACATGAAACCGGGTAAGCCGCTCACCTTCGCCCAATGGGGCCAGACGCTCTATTGGGGTCTACCGGGAAACCCCGTCTCCTCCTTTGTCGGCTTCTGGCTTATGGTCTATCCTGCGCTGCGCAAAGCGGCGGGGCATCCCCATGACTGGCTACCCAAAGAGATGACTGCGGTGACCACAGCGGCACTCAAAAGTGGAGGAGACCGTCGTCACTACCTCCGGGGTCGGCTCACCTGGCAGGACGGCTACCACTTCGAACCCTTTGGCCTCGACAACTCGGGCAACTTCGCCAACCTTAGTCAGGTAAATGCTTTCGCGGTCTTGGAATCAGGGCAGACGCGTGTAGCAGCAGGCTGTGAGGTCCGAGTCGTGGTGCTCTGA
- a CDS encoding DVUA0089 family protein encodes MLPHVFLRQLLVLGTMLTAPLLPAYAFSVTEVGDAGETLTTAQVLSGTGPLETISGALSSNNADLFQIFIDGGNFSATTLPNNAFNTQLFLFDALGRGVVANDDSSIQTTGSTLNAIGLSSGIYYLAISGFDYDPTSVNGFIFPNNARGQRTPQTNSPLTGFGQRTTLESDSGFYTLTLSGASGVPVPGPGPALGLLALGGLGGLKQLYRNRARSQQH; translated from the coding sequence ATGCTCCCCCATGTATTCCTGCGCCAGCTTCTCGTGCTCGGCACCATGCTTACTGCACCGCTGCTCCCTGCCTATGCCTTTTCAGTCACCGAAGTGGGGGATGCCGGTGAAACCCTCACCACAGCGCAAGTTCTGAGTGGTACAGGTCCGCTTGAGACCATTTCGGGTGCACTCAGCAGCAACAACGCGGATCTATTTCAAATTTTTATTGACGGCGGCAATTTTTCGGCGACGACGCTACCCAACAATGCCTTCAACACCCAGCTTTTCCTGTTTGATGCGTTGGGTCGCGGGGTTGTTGCCAATGATGATAGTTCTATCCAGACTACAGGCTCCACGCTCAATGCTATCGGTCTGAGCAGTGGCATTTATTACTTGGCTATTTCCGGCTTTGACTACGACCCCACGAGCGTCAATGGGTTCATTTTCCCCAATAATGCCAGAGGTCAGCGGACGCCACAAACCAATTCACCCCTGACCGGGTTTGGGCAGCGGACCACGCTTGAGAGTGACTCCGGCTTTTACACGCTTACGCTTTCCGGGGCCTCTGGGGTTCCTGTTCCGGGTCCGGGGCCCGCCCTCGGTCTTTTGGCGCTAGGTGGCTTGGGGGGGCTGAAGCAGTTATACCGCAACCGGGCACGAAGCCAGCAGCACTAG
- a CDS encoding flavin reductase family protein gives MDKERLSAALGKIPSGIFIVTCGAGEQASGMLASWVQQAGFEPPALSVAVRKGRAVEPLLAEAGQPFAVHILTKAMGKTAGHFGKGFAPTEPAFEGIPTRMGKHGVPILTEALAYFECQVRGRLDAGDHWIVVGEILEGEVLAEGESWVHTRKNGFTY, from the coding sequence TTGGATAAAGAACGCTTGAGCGCAGCGCTTGGCAAGATTCCGAGCGGGATCTTCATCGTCACCTGTGGCGCAGGGGAGCAGGCTTCAGGGATGCTGGCCTCTTGGGTGCAGCAAGCCGGATTTGAGCCCCCGGCACTATCGGTGGCTGTGCGCAAGGGCCGTGCTGTCGAGCCTTTGTTGGCGGAGGCGGGCCAGCCCTTTGCAGTGCATATTTTGACCAAAGCTATGGGCAAGACTGCCGGACATTTTGGCAAAGGCTTTGCTCCTACAGAGCCCGCCTTTGAGGGCATTCCCACCCGCATGGGAAAGCATGGCGTACCCATCTTGACCGAAGCCCTCGCCTACTTTGAGTGCCAAGTGCGGGGCCGGCTGGATGCCGGGGATCACTGGATCGTGGTGGGTGAAATCCTCGAAGGCGAGGTCTTAGCAGAGGGCGAGAGCTGGGTCCACACCCGCAAAAATGGCTTCACCTACTGA
- a CDS encoding PEP-CTERM sorting domain-containing protein has protein sequence MFFVRRTSVLLSFLGALALLPAAAVQAATFVNPGFETGTFSGWQTIGNTSIASSSVGSGPPEGTSQALLSTAGTTPALANPLEFFLGLPAFSLNSLGNGSVVEGSAIQQTFTATAGELLSLQWNFLSDDVGAASNNDFAFISINGLSTLANTATASFFSSATAFDFETGFQTFSFVIPTTGTYTLGLGVVDVGDRFIASALLVDNIRFTAAAVPEPATVLGIAGFGSLIAGSWRKRRPQKTN, from the coding sequence ATGTTTTTTGTCCGCAGAACTAGTGTCTTGTTGTCTTTTCTGGGTGCGCTTGCGCTCCTGCCGGCAGCGGCTGTGCAGGCTGCAACCTTCGTCAACCCTGGTTTCGAGACAGGGACATTCAGCGGCTGGCAAACGATTGGCAACACCAGCATCGCCAGCAGTTCCGTCGGTAGTGGTCCGCCAGAGGGCACTTCTCAGGCATTATTGAGTACCGCAGGCACCACTCCGGCCTTGGCTAACCCCCTCGAATTTTTCCTCGGTCTGCCCGCCTTTAGCCTGAATAGTCTGGGCAATGGCAGTGTCGTCGAAGGTTCGGCGATCCAGCAGACCTTCACTGCTACGGCAGGGGAGCTTCTTTCTTTGCAGTGGAATTTCCTCTCCGATGACGTCGGGGCGGCGAGTAATAATGACTTTGCCTTTATCAGTATCAATGGCCTGAGCACGCTGGCGAACACAGCTACGGCGTCCTTCTTCTCCTCGGCAACCGCCTTCGATTTTGAGACGGGCTTTCAGACCTTTAGCTTTGTTATCCCGACCACCGGTACCTATACGCTGGGCCTAGGCGTTGTAGATGTCGGGGATCGGTTCATTGCTTCTGCCCTATTGGTGGACAATATCCGGTTTACCGCTGCGGCTGTCCCCGAACCGGCGACCGTCCTGGGTATAGCGGGCTTTGGCTCTTTGATAGCTGGCTCCTGGCGCAAGCGCCGCCCCCAAAAGACAAACTAG
- the kynU gene encoding kynureninase → MTPREHALRLDAQDPLAGFREHFLLPEGVIYLDGNSLGALPRATPQRLRQVIAQEWGQDLIRSWNTHHWIDLSTRVGDKIAQLIGAQAGEVLVADSTSVNLFKLLAGALTLRPERRVILSEAGNFPTDLYIAQGLIELLGGRHELRTVTPEDLPTALNEDTAVLLLTQVNYKTGYLHDMAALTAQAHAQGALVLWDLAHSAGALPVDLGGCQVDLAVGCGYKYLNGGPGAPAFLFVAKELQEAFQSPLSGWLGHAQPFAFDPDYRPAPGMVRHQCGTPPVLSLAALECGVDLMLAADLKAIRQKSMALGDFFIALIEDLGLGFALASPRAATQRGSQVSFRHAQGYPITQALIQRGVIGDFRAPDILRFGFCPLYVSFRDVWEAVAVLHAVMKTTAWDRPELKLRGTVT, encoded by the coding sequence ATGACCCCCCGCGAACACGCGCTGCGCTTAGATGCCCAAGACCCGCTTGCCGGTTTTCGGGAGCACTTTTTGTTGCCTGAAGGGGTGATTTATCTGGACGGCAATTCTTTGGGTGCGCTACCGCGAGCCACCCCGCAACGTCTGCGTCAGGTGATTGCCCAGGAGTGGGGCCAGGATTTGATTCGCAGTTGGAACACCCACCACTGGATCGACCTGTCTACACGGGTCGGGGACAAGATCGCCCAGCTTATTGGGGCACAAGCTGGGGAAGTCCTGGTGGCGGACTCCACGTCGGTCAATCTATTCAAGCTTTTGGCTGGTGCTTTGACGTTGCGCCCTGAGCGCCGGGTCATCCTCTCGGAGGCCGGGAATTTCCCGACCGACCTCTATATAGCCCAGGGCTTGATCGAACTTTTGGGCGGTCGCCACGAACTGCGGACTGTTACACCCGAAGATCTCCCGACTGCGCTGAACGAGGACACGGCGGTCCTCCTGCTCACCCAGGTCAATTATAAGACGGGCTACCTCCACGATATGGCAGCGCTCACGGCCCAAGCCCATGCTCAGGGGGCGCTGGTGCTCTGGGATTTGGCGCACAGTGCTGGAGCGTTGCCGGTGGATTTGGGGGGCTGTCAGGTGGATTTGGCGGTCGGCTGCGGCTACAAATACCTGAACGGGGGGCCGGGTGCACCGGCTTTTCTGTTCGTGGCTAAGGAGCTGCAAGAGGCATTCCAGTCTCCCTTAAGCGGCTGGTTGGGCCATGCTCAGCCCTTCGCCTTTGACCCTGACTACCGACCGGCTCCAGGAATGGTCCGCCACCAGTGTGGGACGCCCCCGGTCCTGAGCCTCGCTGCCCTCGAATGTGGTGTAGACCTGATGCTGGCAGCCGATCTGAAAGCTATTCGCCAGAAATCGATGGCCCTCGGCGACTTTTTTATTGCGCTCATCGAAGATCTGGGGTTGGGCTTTGCGCTCGCGTCACCCCGAGCAGCCACCCAGCGGGGAAGTCAGGTTTCCTTTCGCCATGCCCAGGGTTATCCGATTACGCAGGCGTTGATTCAGCGCGGGGTGATCGGGGATTTCCGGGCACCAGATATCCTCCGCTTTGGGTTTTGTCCGCTCTACGTGAGCTTTAGGGACGTGTGGGAGGCTGTGGCGGTGCTCCATGCGGTGATGAAAACTACTGCCTGGGACCGCCCTGAGTTGAAATTGAGGGGTACGGTGACATGA
- the clpP gene encoding ATP-dependent Clp endopeptidase proteolytic subunit ClpP, with protein sequence MIPTVIEQSSRGDRAFDIFSRLLRERIIFIGTPIDDMVANLTVAQMLFLEAEDPDKDIALYINSPGGSVTAGMAIYDTMQQIRPAVSTICVGLAASMGAFLLAAGHKEKRFSLPNARIMIHQPLGGAQGQATDIAIMAKEILYIKSQLNDLLAHHTGQPLERIERDTDRDFFMSAAEAKDYGLVDQVIVQRPASQALTSAVL encoded by the coding sequence ATGATTCCAACCGTAATCGAACAGTCTTCCCGGGGAGACCGGGCGTTTGATATCTTCTCTCGGCTGTTGCGGGAGCGGATCATTTTTATTGGCACACCCATTGACGACATGGTTGCCAACTTGACTGTGGCTCAAATGCTTTTCCTGGAAGCGGAGGACCCAGACAAGGACATTGCCCTGTACATCAACTCTCCCGGCGGGTCCGTCACGGCGGGGATGGCGATCTACGACACCATGCAGCAGATCCGGCCTGCGGTCTCCACGATCTGTGTGGGGCTTGCTGCCTCCATGGGGGCCTTTTTGCTCGCTGCCGGCCATAAGGAGAAACGCTTCAGCTTGCCCAACGCGCGGATCATGATCCACCAACCTTTGGGCGGTGCCCAGGGTCAGGCGACCGATATCGCGATCATGGCTAAAGAGATCCTCTACATCAAGTCCCAACTCAACGACCTGCTCGCCCATCACACCGGGCAACCCCTAGAACGCATTGAGCGGGACACAGACCGTGACTTCTTTATGTCCGCCGCTGAGGCCAAGGACTACGGTTTGGTGGATCAGGTCATCGTCCAGCGTCCGGCCTCGCAGGCTCTGACCTCTGCTGTCCTCTAA
- a CDS encoding transposase, with product MKAGQAVVLTLDECHLNWGDMKGCIWGKVGEKAQIPIVNDRERQTYYGALNCMSGRFHIIPSKKGDSQETIHFIKYLQKEYPGIKLKLFWDGASYHDSEDIRNFLSEENKGLEPKDWKVECIQFAPYAPEQNPTEDIWRCGKKFIRECWHLCKSFVAVKFIFEWGLKHEIFDFPKVREYRKMLQLT from the coding sequence GTGAAAGCTGGACAGGCTGTGGTTCTTACCTTAGATGAGTGTCATCTTAATTGGGGAGATATGAAGGGTTGTATTTGGGGTAAAGTTGGTGAAAAGGCTCAAATTCCCATAGTCAATGACCGAGAGCGCCAGACATACTATGGAGCCTTAAATTGTATGAGTGGTAGGTTTCATATCATCCCTTCTAAGAAGGGAGATTCACAGGAAACCATACACTTTATCAAGTATTTACAAAAAGAATATCCAGGCATTAAGTTGAAATTGTTTTGGGATGGAGCGAGCTACCACGATTCAGAGGATATTAGAAATTTTCTTTCAGAGGAAAATAAAGGTCTAGAGCCCAAGGATTGGAAAGTAGAATGTATACAATTTGCTCCTTATGCCCCAGAGCAAAATCCAACAGAAGATATTTGGAGATGTGGCAAAAAATTCATCCGAGAGTGTTGGCACTTATGCAAATCATTTGTGGCTGTGAAGTTTATATTTGAGTGGGGGCTAAAGCATGAAATATTTGATTTTCCTAAAGTACGAGAATACAGAAAAATGCTACAACTCACATAA
- a CDS encoding lysophospholipid acyltransferase family protein codes for MPIKTPSLPTLPPLELAHGILRVFHTQVHIRYQTPLPTDEGLLFIVGNHRSFLDAPLLIWSLGQPVHLICHYYLSQVPILNEVVRQLGGVHLGPGGGGWGQVFRKAGHYLQRNSHVAIFPEGAQLITRSSQANQSAPFSRGFAHLAFRSRVKNLALVPVAIVSRDERTGPLAPLRLLSLFDRQEPRFRETGWHPCVLYERVSLMVGTPRRVTTAELYDYQRGRATQVTTGLAREMEEATQALTRWGCREPW; via the coding sequence ATGCCAATAAAGACTCCATCCTTGCCCACGCTACCGCCCCTTGAGCTGGCCCACGGCATTTTGCGCGTCTTCCATACTCAGGTGCACATCCGGTATCAGACCCCTTTGCCCACTGACGAGGGGCTACTTTTTATTGTCGGGAACCACCGCAGTTTTCTGGATGCGCCACTCCTGATCTGGTCTTTGGGCCAACCTGTCCATCTCATCTGTCATTACTACTTGAGTCAGGTTCCTATCCTCAACGAAGTCGTCCGCCAATTGGGCGGGGTCCATCTCGGTCCGGGGGGCGGGGGCTGGGGGCAGGTCTTTCGGAAGGCGGGGCACTACCTCCAAAGGAATTCCCACGTCGCTATCTTCCCGGAAGGAGCCCAACTGATTACCCGCAGCAGTCAGGCGAACCAGAGTGCCCCCTTCAGCCGGGGCTTTGCACACCTCGCCTTCAGGAGTAGGGTTAAAAATCTGGCCCTAGTTCCGGTCGCTATCGTCTCTAGAGATGAACGCACCGGACCGCTTGCGCCCCTAAGGTTACTCAGCCTGTTCGACCGTCAGGAACCCCGGTTTCGGGAGACCGGCTGGCATCCTTGTGTACTCTACGAACGGGTGAGTCTCATGGTGGGAACACCCCGTCGGGTCACCACGGCTGAACTATACGACTACCAGCGGGGACGGGCGACCCAAGTCACCACCGGACTCGCTCGGGAAATGGAAGAAGCCACCCAAGCACTCACACGCTGGGGGTGCCGGGAGCCGTGGTAG
- the kynB gene encoding arylformamidase: MQLWDISPALRPGIPVWPGDTCYQEVRTWQIAADCPVNVSQFTMSTHTGSHADAPLHYDREGIPVGSLDLSFYLGRCRLVDVTQAHNLVQWEHLAGALTQEPVVERLLLRTYRKTPLEVWDATFTAIAPATIDRLAHYGVRLIGVDTPSLDPQNSKTMAAHQRVRQHGMAILEGLVLDGVPPADYELIALPLKLAHLDAAPVRAVLRSLPE; the protein is encoded by the coding sequence ATGCAACTTTGGGATATCAGTCCTGCCCTGCGACCAGGGATTCCCGTGTGGCCTGGAGATACATGCTATCAGGAGGTGCGGACCTGGCAGATCGCAGCGGACTGCCCCGTCAATGTTAGCCAATTCACTATGTCCACCCATACCGGCAGCCATGCGGATGCCCCTTTGCACTATGACCGCGAGGGTATACCGGTGGGGAGCTTGGACTTGAGCTTTTATCTGGGGCGCTGTCGGCTGGTGGATGTCACGCAAGCCCACAATCTTGTGCAATGGGAGCACCTCGCTGGGGCGCTGACCCAAGAGCCTGTGGTTGAGCGTCTGTTGTTGCGCACTTATCGAAAGACGCCCCTAGAAGTCTGGGATGCAACATTTACGGCTATTGCACCCGCAACGATTGACCGACTGGCCCACTATGGGGTCCGTTTAATTGGGGTGGATACGCCCTCTCTGGACCCGCAGAACTCCAAGACTATGGCGGCTCATCAGCGGGTCCGCCAGCATGGTATGGCTATCCTTGAAGGATTGGTGCTCGATGGGGTGCCCCCAGCAGACTACGAACTGATCGCCCTGCCGCTCAAACTCGCCCACCTCGACGCCGCCCCGGTCCGCGCCGTGCTCAGGAGCCTCCCCGAATGA